A window of Desulfuromonas soudanensis genomic DNA:
CCATCCTGAGCTGCGCCGAGGTGCGCCCCAGGGTCCAGATGTCCTCGGTGGTGGCGGTGTCTCCGCAGACGAGAACGGTACCGCACCGATCCGTCAGGGCGTAACCCACGGTATGGACCGGGTGGTTGGTTTGCGCCGAACGGACCCTTATTCCGCAAATCTCCACCTCCTTCCCCGGAGCCAGCGGCCGCAGATCCAGTGCCGGCACGCCGGCGGAGTGGATGCGGGTAAAATCTGGCCAGATCCGGTCGTTGAAGAGATGGGCATGCAAGGTGTCCAGCACCTGCGGCGGGGCCCAGACCCTCAACGAGGTGCGGCGCCGGGCAAACCCGTTGTCGACGAGAAAAGCCAGATCGACGACGTGATCGAGATGGGCGTGGGTTATCACCACATCGGTAACTCCGGCCTGCTCCTCGAGAGTCAGGATCGAAGTCACGGTGCCGGCGTCAACAAGGAGCGATCCATTGACCAGGAGGCTGTTGGTGTGATGGCCGGGGATTGTCGACCCGTCGCTTCCCAGAACGCGAATATCCATCTCATCCCCTGTACGCCCGCGTCACATCCGGGGAAAATAAATGCTATTTCCGTGCCGCTCCGTCTAACAAAGCGACCGTCCTGCCCGCATCCCGTCCTTGAGGGACCGGACAAAGGTCCCGACCTGGGACAGGAGGTCGGGGGAGGCGCCGTAGGCTGCGATCACCCTGACCAGGGCGCTGCCGACGACGACGGCGTCGGAAAAACGCGCCACCGCTTCGGCGTCGGCGGGAGAGGAAATCCCGAAGCCGACGGCCACGGGGACCGAACTCTTCTCCCGCACCGCTCCGACAGCCTTCTCGATGGCTGCGGCATCGACCTGCTGCGTACCGGTGACCCCGGTCATCGAAACATAGTACAGATAACCCTCGCCGGCCTCAGCCAGTCGGGCCATCCGTTCGGGCGGGGTGGTCGGTGCTAGAAGAGTGATCAGTCGCAGCCCTGCTTCCTGCAAAAAGCCGCTGATTTCGCCGGCCTCCTCGGGAGGAAGATCGACCAGCAGCACTCCGTCGACGCCGGCCGCCGCGGCGTCCCGGGCAAAGCGCTGCGGCCCGTAGTGGAGAACAGGGTTGTAGTAGCCCATGAGCACCACCGGGACGTTGGTGTGCTGACGCACCCGGGAGAGCATCTCAAGGATGGCCGGGAGGGTCGTTCCCGCCTCCAGGGCCCTTTCCGAGGAGGCCTGAATGGTCGGTCCGTCGGCCATCGGGTCGGAGAAGGGGAACCCGAGCTCGATGATGTCGGCGCCGGACTCGACCAGGGTATGAATGAGCTTCTCGGTCAGGGCAAGAGACGGATCTCCCGCGGTGATGAAGGGGATCAGAGCCGCATCCCCCTGAATTTTTAAACGTTCGAAGGTCGCCTCAATGCGTCCCATGGTCTACCTCTATTTCACTCAAATTCAGCCAGTTTAATCGAAGGCGCAGCCCTTTTCAACAGTTTTCTCCCGCCGCCAAATCCCTGACCTTCCGGAGGAGCTCGAGAAACATCTCCGGATTGATGCGGCCGGTTTGCACATTGTAGCGGCTGGTGTGATAACTGGCGACCACAATCGGGCCGACAGCGAATCGATGGACCGCACCGTGGGAAAAAGGGTAGTCGCTGAGGCGCTCGATGACCCCCCGATCCCGGAGGAGTCGCAGATAGCTGGTGTAGGCCCCCTGTCCGAGGAGAAGGACCACCTGCAACCGGGGAAGGGAGGCGAGCTCCTCCTCGAGAAAAGGCCGGCAATTGGCGAATTCTCCGGGGAGGGGGCGGTTTTCCGGCGGAACGCACTTGACGGCGTTGCTGAGGTAAAGATCGTGCAGCTGAAGGCCGTCGTCGAGGCCGGTGACCTCTCCCTGACTTGCAAATCCGGTGCGGTGCAGCAGGGGATACATGAAATCCCCCGCTCCGTCCCCGGTGAAGGGACGGCCGGTGCGGTTGGCGCCGTGGGCGCCGGGAGCCAGGCCGACCAGGCAGACCCGCGCCCGGTCATCGCCGAAACCCGGAACCGGCCCGTTCCAGTAGTCCTGACGGGTAGAGCCTCGCCGCGGCGGCAGACTGTCCATATATCCGGCCAGGCGACCACACCTCCGGCACCCCTTGAGACCGACGAGAGCGGCACCCAGCATCCTAGATCTCTCCTTTGCGCCCCGGCAAGGGCGTCTTTTTGCACCCTGTTCGAACGCCTTTTCGAGCGATTGAAACGGCTTACGGATCTCAAGCGACCTCGAATCGGCCCTCGAACATCCTGGTTTTCCCTTCGGCCCCAAGGGTCCGACAGGCGCCTAGGGCTTGCGCCGGGGGGGACCGCGCCGCGCAGCAGGCTTCCTGGCGCCGGCACCGAACTTCTCGGGGATCGGCGCCCTCTTCCGTGGCGGGCTGCGCTTGTAGTCCCAGCAGAAATCGTCGTCTTCGGGAAAGGCGCTGGGAATTTTCTGGCCGATGTATTCCTCGATGTCGGGGAGATGGAAGACCAGGTCCTCGTCCGCGAAACTGATCGCTTTCCCCAGGGCTCCGGCCCGGGCGGTGCGGCCGATGCGATGGACGTAATCCTCGGCATCCTGCGGGAGGTCGTAATTGATGACATGGGTGACCCCGTCGATGTGGATCCCCCGGGAGGCGACGTCGGTGGCCACCAGGAAGGTCAGGTGCCCTTCCTTGAAATCGGTGAGGATCCGCATCCGCTTGTTCTGGGGGATGTCGCCGGAGATCACCGCCGCCTTGAAATCGTTGGCCTGGAGGCGCTCGGCGAGGTGCTCGGCTTCCCGCTTGGTGTTGACGAAGACCAGGACCCGCTCCGCTCCCGGATCTTTCTTGAGGAGCCCGAGCAGCAGGGGGAACTTTTCCCGGCGTCCGGCATGGTAGAGGATCTGCTCCACCCGCTCGGCCGTCACCTGCTGGGGTTCGATACTCACCTTCTCGGCCAGGTTCATGAACTCGTAGGCGAGCTCCATGACCCGGTGGGAGAGGGTGGCGGAGAAGAGCATGGTCTGGCGCTTCTCCACCGGCGGAAGTTTGCGCAGAATGAAGCGCAGATCCTTGATGAACCCCATGTCGAACATGCGGTCGGCCTCGTCGATGACCAGCGCCTCGACGCTGTCAAAGGAGAAGACCTTCTGCCGGGCATAATCGATGAGACGGCCGGGGGTGGCGACGATGACGTCCACTCCGGACCTGAGGGCCTGACGCTGCTTGTCATAATCCATGCCGCCGAAAATGGCCTGAACCTTGAAGGGGCAAAAGGCACCGAGAATCTTGGCGTCCTCGACAATCTGCACCACCAGTTCCCGGGTCGGCGCCATCACCAGGGCCCGGGGGTTGTTGCTGGTCTCGCGGGGATTGGCCAGCATCCGGGTGAAGAGTGAGAGGAGGAAGGCGGCCGTCTTGCCCGTTCCCGTCTGGGCCTGGGCGGCGACGTCCTTCCCCAGGAGTGCCAGAGGAATCGATTCCTCCTGGACGGGGGTCAGATCGACGAACCCGGCCTTTTCGATCCCCTTGAGGACCGATTCGGGGAAGTTCAGTTCGGTGAATTTCATGAGTTTCCTTCGGAAAATGGGTTTCAGGGCGCGGTATCCGGCCTGCGGATTCCGCGCCCCGTTCTTTAAAGCTCCACCCCCATGGCCTCGGCGACGGTATGGATGTCCTTGTCGCCGCGCCCTGAAAGACAGACGGCAATCAGGGTTTCCCTGGGGAGTGCGGGGGCAATCTTCATCACATGGGCTATGGCGTGGGAACTCTCCAGCGCCGGGATAATCCCCTCCATTTCGGTAAGGGCCATAAACGCCCGGAGGGCCTCGTCGTCGGTGACGCTGACGTACTCGGCCCGGCCGATATCGTGCAGATGAGCGTGTTCTGGGCCGACGCCGGGGTAGTCGAGACCGGCGGAGATGGAATGGGCATGTTCGATCTGCCCCTGCTCGTCCTGGAGCAGGAACGTCTTGTTGCCATGCAACACCCCGATCTGCCCGGCGCCGATGCTGGCGGCGTGTTTGCCGGTGTCGATTCCGAGACCCGCCGCCTCGACCCCGACGAGGCGCACTTCGGG
This region includes:
- a CDS encoding MBL fold metallo-hydrolase, producing the protein MDIRVLGSDGSTIPGHHTNSLLVNGSLLVDAGTVTSILTLEEQAGVTDVVITHAHLDHVVDLAFLVDNGFARRRTSLRVWAPPQVLDTLHAHLFNDRIWPDFTRIHSAGVPALDLRPLAPGKEVEICGIRVRSAQTNHPVHTVGYALTDRCGTVLVCGDTATTEDIWTLGRTSAQLRMVFVETSFPDRCAELAVASGHMTPAMLKTELTKLGRDDVPIKVFHMKLQFLDEILEELNNLEVSHLQILQGGEFFSF
- the trpA gene encoding tryptophan synthase subunit alpha, with protein sequence MGRIEATFERLKIQGDAALIPFITAGDPSLALTEKLIHTLVESGADIIELGFPFSDPMADGPTIQASSERALEAGTTLPAILEMLSRVRQHTNVPVVLMGYYNPVLHYGPQRFARDAAAAGVDGVLLVDLPPEEAGEISGFLQEAGLRLITLLAPTTPPERMARLAEAGEGYLYYVSMTGVTGTQQVDAAAIEKAVGAVREKSSVPVAVGFGISSPADAEAVARFSDAVVVGSALVRVIAAYGASPDLLSQVGTFVRSLKDGMRAGRSLC
- a CDS encoding uracil-DNA glycosylase, coding for MLGAALVGLKGCRRCGRLAGYMDSLPPRRGSTRQDYWNGPVPGFGDDRARVCLVGLAPGAHGANRTGRPFTGDGAGDFMYPLLHRTGFASQGEVTGLDDGLQLHDLYLSNAVKCVPPENRPLPGEFANCRPFLEEELASLPRLQVVLLLGQGAYTSYLRLLRDRGVIERLSDYPFSHGAVHRFAVGPIVVASYHTSRYNVQTGRINPEMFLELLRKVRDLAAGENC
- a CDS encoding DEAD/DEAH box helicase translates to MKFTELNFPESVLKGIEKAGFVDLTPVQEESIPLALLGKDVAAQAQTGTGKTAAFLLSLFTRMLANPRETSNNPRALVMAPTRELVVQIVEDAKILGAFCPFKVQAIFGGMDYDKQRQALRSGVDVIVATPGRLIDYARQKVFSFDSVEALVIDEADRMFDMGFIKDLRFILRKLPPVEKRQTMLFSATLSHRVMELAYEFMNLAEKVSIEPQQVTAERVEQILYHAGRREKFPLLLGLLKKDPGAERVLVFVNTKREAEHLAERLQANDFKAAVISGDIPQNKRMRILTDFKEGHLTFLVATDVASRGIHIDGVTHVINYDLPQDAEDYVHRIGRTARAGALGKAISFADEDLVFHLPDIEEYIGQKIPSAFPEDDDFCWDYKRSPPRKRAPIPEKFGAGARKPAARRGPPRRKP